A genomic window from Ignavibacteria bacterium includes:
- a CDS encoding DUF1801 domain-containing protein: MNKDIKAYNNLQKSTDKKICNLLAAQIDKNLKDTESKIWHAHPVWFIGGNPVVGYHKLKDSVRLLFWSGQSFEEPILKNEGSFKAAEIRYTSPDEIKVTHLKRWLKKARDIQWDYKNIVKRKGKLVRLK; the protein is encoded by the coding sequence ATAAATAAAGATATTAAGGCTTACAATAACTTACAAAAATCCACAGATAAAAAGATCTGTAATTTACTCGCTGCTCAAATCGATAAAAATCTAAAAGACACGGAAAGTAAAATCTGGCATGCACATCCGGTTTGGTTCATAGGAGGAAATCCCGTGGTTGGTTACCACAAGCTGAAAGACAGCGTCAGGCTTTTATTCTGGAGCGGCCAGTCATTTGAAGAGCCCATATTAAAAAATGAAGGCTCATTTAAAGCTGCTGAGATCAGGTACACATCCCCTGATGAAATTAAGGTTACTCATCTTAAACGATGGCTGAAAAAAGCGCGCGATATTCAATGGGATTACAAAAATATAGTTAAACGAAAAGGTAAGCTTGTTCGGTTGAAGTAA
- a CDS encoding DUF4287 domain-containing protein: MDVDKATLTMIENLQKNTGRSLDEWVKIVQKEKIEKHGEMIKFLKEKHKLTHGYANLIAHKSKGSDAGSAENKDSLIDAQYKGKEHFIPVYEKLMEQINKFGKDIEIAPKNAYVSLRRKKQFAILQPATKTRFEVGINLKGQPAKGKLEEIKSTSSMCSHKINISDIKDIDKEVFEWLKKAYDNAG; this comes from the coding sequence ATGGATGTAGATAAAGCAACATTAACAATGATAGAAAATCTGCAAAAGAATACCGGCAGATCCCTGGATGAATGGGTGAAAATAGTCCAGAAAGAAAAAATTGAAAAACACGGTGAAATGATCAAATTCCTAAAAGAGAAGCATAAGTTGACACATGGTTATGCTAATCTTATTGCTCACAAATCAAAAGGATCAGATGCAGGCTCTGCCGAAAATAAGGATTCACTTATCGATGCCCAATACAAAGGCAAAGAGCATTTTATTCCGGTTTACGAAAAACTGATGGAACAGATAAATAAATTCGGGAAAGATATTGAAATTGCTCCTAAGAATGCCTACGTCAGCCTGCGGCGTAAAAAACAGTTTGCAATTCTTCAACCGGCCACTAAAACCAGATTTGAAGTCGGAATAAACCTTAAAGGTCAGCCTGCAAAAGGAAAGCTTGAAGAAATTAAAAGCACAAGCTCAATGTGCAGCCATAAGATCAATATATCTGATATCAAGGATATTGATAAAGAAGTTTTTGAATGGCTTAAAAAAGCATATGATAATGCCGGATAA
- a CDS encoding YceI family protein, protein MKKISQIIVLLAFVFTVNLSAQTVWKQDPNHSKLGFTVTHLSIADVTGYFTKFDVNVTSSQADFSDAVIELTADINSVNTGIEARDNHLRTADFFDASTYPTMTFKSTSIEKTGDKQYKLKGNLTMHGVTKEITVDLIHRGTIQNPMANNADVAGLQILGTLKRSDFNIGPNFPEFAISDEVRIKADGEFSKK, encoded by the coding sequence ATGAAAAAAATCTCTCAAATTATTGTTTTATTGGCATTTGTTTTCACAGTTAACCTCTCAGCGCAGACGGTTTGGAAGCAGGATCCAAATCATTCTAAGCTCGGATTCACAGTTACGCATCTTTCCATTGCGGATGTTACAGGATATTTCACAAAGTTTGATGTCAATGTAACATCAAGCCAGGCTGATTTCAGTGATGCGGTTATTGAACTAACCGCGGATATCAATTCAGTTAATACCGGTATAGAAGCGCGCGATAATCATTTAAGAACCGCTGATTTTTTTGATGCATCTACATATCCGACAATGACTTTCAAAAGCACATCGATAGAAAAAACAGGGGATAAACAGTACAAGCTGAAAGGAAACCTGACAATGCACGGAGTTACAAAGGAAATTACCGTTGATCTTATTCACCGCGGAACAATTCAGAACCCGATGGCGAACAATGCTGATGTTGCCGGGCTGCAGATATTAGGCACACTTAAAAGATCTGATTTTAACATCGGCCCCAACTTCCCTGAATTTGCAATAAGCGATGAAGTAAGGATAAAAGCTGATGGCGAGTTTTCAAAAAAATAA
- a CDS encoding cupin domain-containing protein, whose translation MSELNKNSEKINLFSTAQYQQGAVVSKVLLKKRSGNITLFAFDKGEGLSEHTAPFDAYVHVLDGEVEVIISGNQNILQAGDAIIMPAGEPHSLKAITAFKMVLVMIKSE comes from the coding sequence ATGAGTGAACTTAACAAAAATTCTGAAAAGATAAATTTATTTTCAACTGCACAATACCAGCAAGGGGCAGTAGTAAGCAAAGTATTGCTTAAGAAAAGATCAGGCAACATAACGCTGTTTGCATTTGATAAAGGCGAAGGTCTAAGCGAACATACAGCGCCTTTTGACGCTTATGTTCATGTATTAGATGGCGAAGTGGAAGTGATAATTTCAGGTAACCAAAATATTCTTCAGGCTGGTGATGCGATAATTATGCCGGCAGGGGAACCGCATTCGCTAAAAGCTATCACGGCATTTAAAATGGTGCTTGTTATGATTAAATCAGAATGA